ACACGCCAATCTGACGGAAGAACAGGTCCGCGAAATCAGCGGGAACCTCGACGAACCCGACTGGCTCCTCGAAATCCGCCTCGAAGCGCTCGAGGCGCTCGAGGATCTGGACATGCCCGACGTCATCCGGACGCCGGGTCGCGACTGGACGAACCTCCACGATCTGGACTTCGAGTCGCTCGTCGATCCGCTGAACGCCGCCGAAGACAAGGACCAGTTCGGACCCGAGGACGCCGAGGTCCTTCCCTGGAGCGAGGCGGTCCAGGAGCACGAGGCGCTTCTGCAGGAGCAGTTCGGCTCCGTCGTGGACCCCCAGGAGAACTACCTGACGGCCCTCTCCACCGCGCTGTTTAGCACCGGAACCGTCGTCTACGTCCCCGAAGGCGTCGACGCCGAGGACGTCACCATCCGAACCGAGCAGAACTCCCGATCGCTGTTCAACTACACGCTCGTCGTCACCGAGGAGTCGTCCTCGGTCACGATCCTCGAGCGTCAGGCCACGGGCGAGGAAGCCGAGGAGCAGTACTACAGCGGCATCGTCGAAGTAGCCGCCGGCGAAAACAGCCGCGTCCAGTACGGAAGCCTGCAAAATCTCTCGGAGGACGCCTACAACTTCACCGTCAAGCGCGGTGAGGCCGACACCTACGCGACGATCGACTGGATCGAGACCAACCTCGGCACCCAACTGACCAAGACCGAAGTGTCGACGACGCTCAGCGGCGACAGCTCCGAGACGCAGATCGTCGGGGCCTTCTACGGTCACAACGATCAGCACTTCGACCTCGACGCGAAGGTCTGGCATCGTGCGGAGCACACGACGGCGGACCTCGTCACGCGCGGCGTCACCGACGACGTCGCCCGATCGGTCTACGAGGGCGTCCAGGACGTCGGCCCGGACGCGTGGGACACCAGCTCCTACCAGCGCGAGAACACGCTGA
The nucleotide sequence above comes from Halosolutus halophilus. Encoded proteins:
- the sufD gene encoding Fe-S cluster assembly protein SufD; amino-acid sequence: MSTQVHANLTEEQVREISGNLDEPDWLLEIRLEALEALEDLDMPDVIRTPGRDWTNLHDLDFESLVDPLNAAEDKDQFGPEDAEVLPWSEAVQEHEALLQEQFGSVVDPQENYLTALSTALFSTGTVVYVPEGVDAEDVTIRTEQNSRSLFNYTLVVTEESSSVTILERQATGEEAEEQYYSGIVEVAAGENSRVQYGSLQNLSEDAYNFTVKRGEADTYATIDWIETNLGTQLTKTEVSTTLSGDSSETQIVGAFYGHNDQHFDLDAKVWHRAEHTTADLVTRGVTDDVARSVYEGVQDVGPDAWDTSSYQRENTLMLSDESEADASPKLIINNHDTEASHSATVGQIDREDLLYMTSRGIDPRSARNMLVEGFFVPVLEEIAVDELRDDLEDLIRTRLRERQ